A segment of the Ictalurus punctatus breed USDA103 chromosome 24, Coco_2.0, whole genome shotgun sequence genome:
GGTTGTACGGAATGTTTTTGTGTCCTGTAGCGTtagaatttcccttcactggaactcagACCTGCTCCGGCATGACGATGCTcccgtgcacaaagcgagctccgtgaagacgtgGTTCGagaaggttggactggaagaactcgagtgtcctgcgcagagccctgacctcaccAACACCGAACATGTTTGGGATGAAGTGGAACACCGACCGcgccccagacctcctcacctaacatcactaacgctcttgtagctgaatgaacacacatccccacaggGGTTTGGATTTTGGGTTTTATGAATGctgttaaacattaaacatcataTCATACCGCACAAATATGTCATACGATGTCAAATAATGTGCTTTATACCGCGATTGTGCTCTAAATGGCAACCGAGTCACGATTATCTCTTAGTGTCTTTAAGGAGAGAGGTGCGTATTCGCCCTGAAGGGACTCCAGTCCATCGCAGAGTATCATatagactaaaaaaaaataaataaaaatgacatcttagcatTTATAAGATTAGAataaacataattattaataatggtTTGATTATCCATGATAAAAAACTGATCTCTGCTATTACTATTAGCATCAGGATTTACTCGCGTGATTGATAAAGGGTGCGTCTCGATCGGCTCCCTAGTTCACTGGTCAGGGAGACGGACATTTTATAAGCTCCGTCTCGATCACAAATTCCTCCCAGAGTactggaacgttcgctccctaaacaaatcccacaatgcaccgtgAAAATCAGgattcccttactggaaattaCGCCATATTATCGGAAAATAAAAATGGCGGACGGACTCTCGGCTCAACCTCGTCTACGGACGTAGGGAGCTTGTTTTCGTCGTTgtggctctcaaatgattatgttagagatttttttttttctttatttgacGTCCTgtatatacggtttgtttgaaTCTTTACGACTTTTAAgcgtttaatgattttttaaaaaatccaccaGCTTCGCTACGCTTGAGTAACCGTGACGGAAACGCGTGTGATGAAGtttacaaatttatatgacgtataatgtcagaaagataGCGGTCCTGACGGTTGTTGATGAACGCCagtggtgacgttttacaacgcgagtacgtAGTCGTGTCGCTGGAGATCGAGTCATCAGTGTCCCGATGTGGAGCGAGCCAGGATCCTTGCATGAACTCGTGTACACCAGATTCGTGACCCAGAGAGCAGACTGAGACACACCCGATATTAGTGACCCCTCCCTCTCGTCTGCCTGTTACTCACATCGCGCGCTGCACCTAGCCTCTACACGCGCACATGCTTGTGACCCGCCCGCCTAGAGTGCATTTTTCAAATCTGCAGAGAGGGCGGGGCCTAACCAAAAATCAAGGGTACAATTATTCTTGAACTCATGGCCTGCACTGAAACACTGGGATGGGATCGCTCGTTATGTTACGTTCACGTAGAAACATCCGACACGCGATCATCTTATAAATACTGGGCGTGGGGAACGAATCCAAACGATTGACGAATAAATTTATATCACTCACAGAATCCAGACGAGGCTCTTGTGGAGCTCGGGGTCCACGGTCTCCAGGTCAGAAAGCTGGATGGGTTTCCCCAGGAGCTGCTTGTAGAAGGGCAGCGTGAAGCCTCCGTTTATGTAGTGCCCATGAAATACAGCAAGGCCCATGATCCTCCCCACGAAGTGGAAGTACGACAAGTGGTCCTGAAACACAGCCGACGAGGGGCTTAGTGCCAGACTCGTAAACACATGATCACCGCTCTCGGAACTCTCGGAGCGGAATGATCTGTAAAGAGGATCAGGAACGTAACGGCGCCGCACGGGGTTTACACAACTCACAGGGTTGATGGACGAATCGGGGTTGATCTGCAGCGTGTAGATGTTATCTGTCGAGTACTGGAACAGGCCGTAGTAGGGATTAAGCATCTCGTGACACAGGAGGTACAACCACTCCCTGGAGGAAGAGACGGGGAAAGATTTTGTCAAGTGCAACGTCCTAATGTGAGATAAAGTGCATGCTCAGTGGAGGAATCTCACCTTGCCACGCCGCCGTAATCTAAGCCTTCTTCTCCACGGAATTTAACCATGAGCCTCTTCTTCAGGTCCTTCGGCCTCATCTTCATGATCTGTCGGTAAGACTCCTGTAGGATACACCGAATTGTGTTTACAGCAGCGCCACTCActggcaacaacaacaacaacaacaacagatttACGCTTTGTGTGATTCAGTGGTGCGCTTCAggcttgttgtgtgtgtgtgtgtgtgtgtgtgtgtgtgtgtgtgtgtgtgtgtgtgtgtgtgaatacgcATTACAGCGGTGCTGAATGTACCGTTGTGTACCGTTTATATACAGTGACGGGACATTTATTATTAACGTTTTTAATAGGTATTCATATTTCCGATGCTACGACTGCTTCCtgtttaaaaaacttttttaaaactgtGTGTAGAATATTAGCCACATTATGTTGATATTGACCCAAGAGATCAATTAACCAGGATCCCGAAAGCATAACTTCGCACCACAGCAGTTTTAGGGAACTGCCCGTTTCCGCCATGGAgaaaaagaggggggaaaaaaaatcatataatgatttaaaaaaaaaaaaaaaaaaaaaaaaaagaaaaggtaaaaTCAAGACTTTATTTTCCACAATCGAGTTAAAATCTTTTTTCGTCGCGATTTTGAGTTCACGTCTCACGATTGTGActcttttttgtgtttgtcGTCCCTCCACTTACAAAGAATGCACTGACGATCATTCTCTACAAACGGGCTACATAAAAACAACCCTCGTCAGCTAGTCGAGACCGGGAAAACCAGACGCTAGAGCGCACTCGTTACCTGAAATTCCCCGGGACGTAAACTCGTAATTCTGAGAAATAAAGCTGCAAttacgtttttttaaaaataaaatttttttttttaaaaattcggTTATGAAGTTTTCAGCAAAGCGAGATCGTCAGGTGAGCGAAAAAAACGGTTGTTCTACCTCAAAGATTTCTTCACGGGACACCTCGATGCGGCAGTGTCCAGCCTGGGGCTGCTGCAGCGAGAGCTCGTGACGCAGCACCTTCAGCTTCTGGACGAGATCCCGCTCGTAACGCACTGGCAGCTCTCCTTCACCCTCCTCCACAGGAACATCCATCTGCACTGGCAGAGCCTGGCTCGACTCCTTCACCTGAGACTGTTGgctaacacgcacacacacacacacacacaccgtgaaTGATCATCATTACCTCCCTCGTCTGCATATTTACCCCGGCGCAGCTATTGATCAAAATGATCCGCTAGAGCATGAGCAAAAGCGGTTCTGATCATCTTGGCCTCGGGAATGAAAGATGGACAGTTTAACACAGGGTTGATTAAACGGGTCAGTAAATCAGATGTCGTGAGCAGAAGCGCTGAAAGAAAGATGGGCAGTCCGGTTCGGATACTGCGGGGTGCAGGGGTCATTTACCTCATGATGTGGTGTAACCTGGGGTCTGTGAACTGTGTGGTTCGGTTATTGTGGTCAACAAAATAAATCCGTCCCGACACCGTGCTCCGGATCTCCCAGCCGGGCGGCAGGGGGCCGAGCTCCTCGCAGCTCACGCTGTTCAGATCCCTGGAGGAGCAAGCGGGCATCTGATCATCAAGGGCATCCTTTCAAGTCTAACGCTCTCTAACGTACATCCACGTGCTTTGGTTAAAAATCGGGATTTATCGTCGGGGACGCGTTCCTAATCGAGTAGAATTTTCTACGGCGATGCGAAGTTCCCTCCGGTCTGACGTGTTTGAGATTTGACGAGGAGATAATGACCAGAAAGTGGATTGTAGTGCCAGTAGAGGATTGACAAACTTGAAGTGATCAGTTAGCGCACGTTTACTGAAAAATACACGAGTGTCCCGAGCGAGAGCAACGGCCGGAGTGAAAGTAAAGTGTAAGGAAATCTATTCtctcattcttttatttaacaaaaaaatgaataaatcttaATCACGGATTTGATGTAGGACTGCAGCAGAAATACCCCAACAGTGACGGTGGTTATTTAAATCCCCATAATTATTAAGTTAGTTGGTCAATGCTGATTCATTCAGATTTAGGTCACAAGCATTCTCGTTAGTTTACACACAGAGGCGTTTGGACCTACCGTGGTATTCTGGGATCGTGCCAAGTGCTCACGCCGgtctgtgtgtgtaggaagTAGACCTGTCCCTGCACCGTGGTCCTCTGCTCTatagtgggggagagagagagagagagagagagagagagagagagagagagagtgtgagagagagagagagtgagagagagagtgagagagtgagagagagagtgagagagggagagagagagggagagagagagggagagagagagggagagagagagtgagagagagtgagagagagagtgagagagagagagtgagagtgagagagagtgagagagtgagagagagtgagagagtgagagagagggagagagagagggagagagagagagtgagagtgagagagagtgagagagtgagagagagggagagagagagggagagagagggagagagagggagagagagagagagagagagagagagagagagtgagagagagagtgagagagtgagagagagagtgagagagggagagagagagggagagagagggagagagagtgagagagagagtgagagagagagagagagagtgagagagagagtgagagagtgagagagagtgagagagtgagagagagtgagagagtgagagagagtgagagagtgagagagagggagagagagagggagagagagagagagagggagagagagagggagagagagggagagagagagggagagagagggagagagagtgagagagagagagtgagagtgagagagagtgagagagagagagagtgagagagagagagagagagagagagagagagtgagagagtgagagagagagagagagaaaagcagcaGGTCAGCGCTGACGCAGCTCTCTCACGGTGTCACGCTAACCGAGACCCAGTTTTGCACGTTCGAGTCAAAGTGAGGTGTCTCTCACACTGGCTCAGAGACGGGAAAACCGCGTCGCGTCCGGAGAACAGACAGAATCATGCTTGGAAAGAATTTATTAGTATAACAACAACAGCACCCAGAgactacactgttacacatgcTAGGACAACTGAACAGAAAAACTCATTTTAACAGAAACACAGTGCTGTGCGAAAGCCTTAAGCACGCAGTCCGCGGAGGACGACTGCAACGAGCATCGGACAGCCGTAAACGAAAAGAACTCGACACTCGCCGCCGCAACCCTTCGCTCGTTCAGAAAACAGCGGTCTAGTTTTCGGAGGAAATCAGCCGGTACATTTTTGCGCTGAGCAAAAGAGGGTGCTTAAGACTTTCACACAGCAGTGTAGAAGCGAAAATAAAGATCGGTCTATTGCAGCAAAAAGTCCTACAGAAAAATCCTGTAAAAGACAAATTCAAAATCAAACATTACAGCATCTCATCAATCGAAGAGGAGAAGTCTGTTTAATCCACGGTGTAcgattcaaaaacaaacaaacaaacaaacaaacaaacaaacaaaactgctACTGGACAGGGAACGTAACGGACGTATGCACTTTTCCGCGTCAGAATAACAGAATCCGTGCTTTGTGGATTTTTCTCTCATGCGGAGTGTGCAGCGTGAGCAGAGTCTGCGGTTCTGTTCGGCGTAGTGCACACTACACCACGTCGACCGCGATTGTCCAGTCGCCGACTCTTTTTGGCGCTCGGCGTGTAGTGTGCACCGTCCGGCCACTCGATTTTCTCAGCCTCggcaaattttttattttctcgCCGACGAATCGTGTAGTACGGAATCGCTTCGCGACCTCCCGACGCGAGCTCGAGAGGAAATCGACCCCGTCTGCTCCCATGAGTTTGATAGAACACTCTACGAGatcctgggtgtgtgtgtgtgtgtgtgtgtgtggggggggggggggttgcagcAAAGATTTCTGAACtcaagagaaaaggaaaagaacaaatctaaaaatcattcattcaaacaTCAGACCCACCTACAATAATTGTCAGGTGCCAATATTTTCAAGCATGTTTGATTTTGTCATGAATCGCATAGTATGAACtaggggtgggcgatatgacaaaaatatcacgatACTTCACTTTAAATTCTACAAATGCGCGATACGTATCGTGATAAACAGCCGACTGGGGAAACCGCCAGCAGAATACGTGCTCTGttaaaaattgaaagaaatattttgattcaactatgaaaaACTTACATGGctacaatgtttaaaaaaaaaaacaacaacaacaaaaattttaaaagaaacgagtcaaaaaaaaaaaaaaaaacctctaaaattgttaccaaaaaaaaaaaaaaagttactcgAGCGTATCACGATAGCAGCGATATCCCCGAAACGTGCCCTGTGACGTGACTGATCACGATACTGATATTATATGAtaatattgcccagccctagtgTGAACCTCTCTACGACTAGTAGCATACAGTCGCACACGGCGATGAGAAACAGCCGATCAGAGCGCGAGAGGAAATCAAATTCACCTGCTGTAATGCGCAGCAGATCCCTGAATCCAGTTCATCATCCATCTATTTGTGTGGGAGACAAAATGGAAGCACAGTAAGATTACTTCTAGAAGAATCTCTTTGGCATGTCAAACCCAAAAGGTCGTCGGGAAGCACAAAAATAAACCTGGTGCCATTATCCCTAAATCGGTGCACGGTATTAAAAACGTTTATTTCCTCGTATTCGAGTTGCTTCCTGTTGCCGAACAAAGGCTGCGTTCGCGCCGTGGCGGATTTCCGCGATTACTAAATGGCAACCCGGACGCTCTACTCGGAGCTGTTGACGTCCTCGGACTCGGGATTACGCGACGTTAGATGAACCAACTCTGTGCTAGCGACGTTAAACTGTTCTGCATGTCTGTCGTTTATCTTCAGATTAATCTTGCGTTATTAAGACTAATAACGCAATTAATAgtcaatgaataataataataataataataataacgataagATTAATAGAAGTCCATTATACGAAGTGCATTGTACTGCCGGCGCCGGCGGCGTTTCGAGCGTTTCCGCATGACGTCGCAGCGGTCAGGTGGTCCGATTCGCAGTTTACAATTTCTACGGGGACCGCGGACGCTTTTTACAAGTGGGAATTACGACACGGCGTGAACGCAGCTAAAACGGTGGTACGGGACACGGCTGTTCATTTGCGTGCGGGATCATGGGGGATCGGGCACGCTTCGGCAGGCTGAAAAGACGGTGTAGTGTGCGCGCTTGATCCGGGAGCGATCGTGTAGCGTACGCGTCTCTACGACACCGGACGGCTGATCTCGAGCGACTCAAGCCGCGTAAGCGCGAACGGGTCGGCGATTCCGACAGCGCCGGACGTCGGGTACAGGGCGTTCGGAACGAGGAGCCGCCGCAAAAACCGGAACGCTGCAACCGGAACGTCTGCTACGACACATTCTCGGAAGTCTTCCGGCTAATCCTAAAACTCTTGTAGAGATTTTCTTCGATGTGAGCgtggagaaagtgtgtgtgggggtgtttttttttttttagaggacTGACTGGAGTCTATTTAGTTCACTGGGTTTGGTTAGCTTCACCTTTACCTGCATCAGAACAGGGTAGCTGTGTAGAGACGATCAAACCCACAGTCAGTGCCCTAATCCTTAACGGTCTGTCGCTTTGTGGTACACATCACACGTCTCAGTTATGGGGTATTAAGCCGAGGTTTCATTAAAGACAGAGGACCGGTCTGTTAGCTTACCCTTTCAAGAGTCTCAAACAAACCGAGGTGAACCGAACCCTACCCTTCCCCTCTCGACACTACAGCCTCCGCTCACTGAGCCCTCAGCTCTCTGCTGCATGTGCGGCTCATCCAGAggacaaaagaacaaaacacacaacaggaCATTCAGGGCTTATTTACCATAGCCTTCTGGGAGGTCTGGTGACTGGTGCCCATGTGGCCGGTTCTGTGGGGTGTGAGCGTGACTTCTAGACTCCTGGTTTCGGATTCTCTGGGTTTGAAGCCTCTGCTCTTGATTAGGTGACTCCAGCGCACGACAGTTGCCCCCACCAGCAGCCCCTGTGGGGTCCGAGTAGGGCAGAGGCTCCTCCATGAAACAGCTGAGAGGCCGCCCTGGTCCGGAGTCCTCGAAGACCGGCCTGAGACACcccacacacgcgcgcacacacacacacgggtcagATGATCCACAGTTATATATCTAGCACACTAGCAACAGTAGATGTGCTTCAACACtgccagcagggggcagtgtTGAACAAACAGAAGGAGAAAGAACGCGCTCCTCCGCCACATTGCTCCCACTCACCCTTCATTTTCTAACAGTCCTCGACAGTCTACCACAGGCCCGCCACTGCCAATCCTGTCACGAGTCTGGAGGCTCACTGAAAAGGCAAAACGGAAAGAATTCACAAATGGAAGGAGGAAATACGAGCGCTCCAGAAAGCAAGAATGTCCTCGATGAACGAGTTTCGGAGTTTTACGTACCGACTATTTGACCCCGGACGGCGTCGCTGTCGGAGGCGTTCAGCTTGCATAAATCCAAACGCTGGTCTGTCGAGACAAAACACGAGGACAATTCGAAATGCATTTCTTTTTAcacatcattttttaaaataattcctTTTCCCCCTCTCCACTACCAAACGGTGAAAAGTGAAGGGCGCTCACAGCCTGTATCTTTGAGTCTGCTGATGGCGTTGGACAGGAGCCTCACGCAGCCCAGGAAACCGGCACCCTGCTTCTTGTGGATCTTCTTATGGTTCCATACGCTAATAGTGATCGAGTCCGTTTTCCCGATGTATCTAAAAcgcacaaatgaaaagaaaccACTCATAACGGTCCTGCGCCTACAGTCCAGCACTGACACGCTCGTATAAACAACTGATGAACAAAAGATCGCTTATAGTCCATGCTTACAGATCATAATGCTGGTTCCATTTAGGGTCCAGTGTGCTCTTCACCGTGTCTGTGGAGTGACACTGGCCTGAGCCATCGACAACAACTTTGGCAAAAGGGTCCGGCAATcctgtgagagacagagagagacgtgagagagcaagagagcgagacagagcaggagagagagaaagagtgtgtgagagagagagagagagagagagagagagagagagagtgtgtgagacagacagagagagagagacagagcgagagacagagcaagagagacagagagagacagagagagagagaaagagacacacacacacagagagagagacagagagagagagacacagagagacagagagagagagacacacacacacagagagagagacagagagagagagagacagagagacagagagagagagagacagagagagagagacacagagacagagagagagagacacacacacagaaagagacagagagacatacagagagagagagagagacacacagagagagagacacacagagagagagagagagagagagagagagagagagagagacacacacagagagacacagacagagagagagagacacacagagagagagagagagagagagagagagagagagagagagacacacacagagagacacagacagagagagagagacacacacagaaagagacagagagacatacagagagagagagagagagacagagagagagagagacacagagagagagagagagagagagagagagacacacacacacacacacagagagagacacagagagagagagagagagagagagacacacacacacagaaagagacagacatacagagagagagagagagacacacagagagagagagagagagagagacacacacacagagagagagacacagagagagagagagagacacagagagagagacacacacacacacacacacacacacacacacagagagagacacacagagagagagagagagagacacacacacacacacacacacacacacacacacagagagagagagagagagagagagagagagagagagtgagagagagacacagagagagagacacacacacacacacacacacacacagagagagatcaATCTGTCAGTGTCTGTAAATGACAGCGGTGCGGGAGCAGTGTGTGAATATCCTCATGCACAGAGTCACTGGGTGAAATCTGCACTGCACTCTCCTCCGGCTTGGAGTTGAGGCTTAATGGCTAACGATAAGGACGTGTTCATGCCCTGAAGGCGTTATACATGAAGTCAAGTGTCCAAAGAACATTGTGCTATACTGTCATTAATATCGCTACTGACTGGAATAAAATCAGTTTGGgggtgagaagaaaaaaaaaaaaaaaaaaaaaaaaaaaaaaaaaaaaaaaaaaaaaaaaaaatgatgacatcatggagctaGTCTCTCTGCTCTGATGtcctgtacatactgtacaccgTGCGACTTATTACTCATAGAGCAGGCAGAGTGTTCACGCCCCGTCTCgcgtccccacacacacacacacacacacacactagcagtGATGCTAGGACGTAGCGTGCCGTGCTCTCGTCAGCCGTGGAGATGCGAGTGGAATACGGATAGGTGTTAGTCGTTAGCATAAAAGGTGGGCGGTGGACTGCTCAGCTCGTCGGCGCAGGCGCTCGGG
Coding sequences within it:
- the smurf1 gene encoding E3 ubiquitin-protein ligase SMURF1 isoform X3 encodes the protein MSNPGTRRNGSSIKIRLTVLCAKNLAKKDFFRLPDPFAKVVVDGSGQCHSTDTVKSTLDPKWNQHYDLYIGKTDSITISVWNHKKIHKKQGAGFLGCVRLLSNAISRLKDTGYQRLDLCKLNASDSDAVRGQIVVSLQTRDRIGSGGPVVDCRGLLENEGPVFEDSGPGRPLSCFMEEPLPYSDPTGAAGGGNCRALESPNQEQRLQTQRIRNQESRSHAHTPQNRPHGHQSPDLPEGYEQRTTVQGQVYFLHTQTGVSTWHDPRIPRQQSQVKESSQALPVQMDVPVEEGEGELPVRYERDLVQKLKVLRHELSLQQPQAGHCRIEVSREEIFEESYRQIMKMRPKDLKKRLMVKFRGEEGLDYGGVAREWLYLLCHEMLNPYYGLFQYSTDNIYTLQINPDSSINPDHLSYFHFVGRIMGLAVFHGHYINGGFTLPFYKQLLGKPIQLSDLETVDPELHKSLVWILENDITSVLDHTFCVEHNAFGKFLQHELKPNGRNVPVTEENKREYVRLYVNWRFMRGIEAQFLALQKGFNELIPQHLLKPFDHKELELIIGGLGKIDLNDWKANTRLKHCVADSNIVKWFWQAVESFDEERRGRLLQFVTGSTRVPLQGFKALQGSTGSAGPRLFTIHLIDANTDNLPKAHTCFNRIDIPPYESYEKLYEKLLTAVEETCGFAVE
- the smurf1 gene encoding E3 ubiquitin-protein ligase SMURF1 isoform X2; this encodes MSNPGTRRNGSSIKIRLTVLCAKNLAKKDFFRLPDPFAKVVVDGSGQCHSTDTVKSTLDPKWNQHYDLYIGKTDSITISVWNHKKIHKKQGAGFLGCVRLLSNAISRLKDTGYQRLDLCKLNASDSDAVRGQIVVSLQTRDRIGSGGPVVDCRGLLENEGPVFEDSGPGRPLSCFMEEPLPYSDPTGAAGGGNCRALESPNQEQRLQTQRIRNQESRSHAHTPQNRPHGHQSPDLPEGYEQRTTVQGQVYFLHTQTGVSTWHDPRIPRDLNSVSCEELGPLPPGWEIRSTVSGRIYFVDHNNRTTQFTDPRLHHIMSQQSQVKESSQALPVQMDVPVEEGEGELPVRYERDLVQKLKVLRHELSLQQPQAGHCRIEVSREEIFEESYRQIMKMRPKDLKKRLMVKFRGEEGLDYGGVAREWLYLLCHEMLNPYYGLFQYSTDNIYTLQINPDSSINPDHLSYFHFVGRIMGLAVFHGHYINGGFTLPFYKQLLGKPIQLSDLETVDPELHKSLVWILENDITSVLDHTFCVEHNAFGKFLQHELKPNGRNVPVTEENKREYVRLYVNWRFMRGIEAQFLALQKGFNELIPQHLLKPFDHKELELIIGGLGKIDLNDWKANTRLKHCVADSNIVKWFWQAVESFDEERRGRLLQFVTGSTRVPLQGFKALQGSAGPRLFTIHLIDANTDNLPKAHTCFNRIDIPPYESYEKLYEKLLTAVEETCGFAVE
- the smurf1 gene encoding E3 ubiquitin-protein ligase SMURF1 isoform X1 yields the protein MSNPGTRRNGSSIKIRLTVLCAKNLAKKDFFRLPDPFAKVVVDGSGQCHSTDTVKSTLDPKWNQHYDLYIGKTDSITISVWNHKKIHKKQGAGFLGCVRLLSNAISRLKDTGYQRLDLCKLNASDSDAVRGQIVVSLQTRDRIGSGGPVVDCRGLLENEGPVFEDSGPGRPLSCFMEEPLPYSDPTGAAGGGNCRALESPNQEQRLQTQRIRNQESRSHAHTPQNRPHGHQSPDLPEGYEQRTTVQGQVYFLHTQTGVSTWHDPRIPRDLNSVSCEELGPLPPGWEIRSTVSGRIYFVDHNNRTTQFTDPRLHHIMSQQSQVKESSQALPVQMDVPVEEGEGELPVRYERDLVQKLKVLRHELSLQQPQAGHCRIEVSREEIFEESYRQIMKMRPKDLKKRLMVKFRGEEGLDYGGVAREWLYLLCHEMLNPYYGLFQYSTDNIYTLQINPDSSINPDHLSYFHFVGRIMGLAVFHGHYINGGFTLPFYKQLLGKPIQLSDLETVDPELHKSLVWILENDITSVLDHTFCVEHNAFGKFLQHELKPNGRNVPVTEENKREYVRLYVNWRFMRGIEAQFLALQKGFNELIPQHLLKPFDHKELELIIGGLGKIDLNDWKANTRLKHCVADSNIVKWFWQAVESFDEERRGRLLQFVTGSTRVPLQGFKALQGSTGSAGPRLFTIHLIDANTDNLPKAHTCFNRIDIPPYESYEKLYEKLLTAVEETCGFAVE